One genomic region from uncultured Tateyamaria sp. encodes:
- a CDS encoding M23 family metallopeptidase translates to MPYFKPLMALALICTSTAVAAQNRPVFKHPFPCGQSWDASTYDTHGPDPDSLDFTYWRDRSEKAVTERENLTNGQYILSSAAGEVVRDDIVADDENGQVRRIRIAHANGWDTTYLHVMIEPPFLEPGRKIAMGEVIGRAGRSGTGFANDHIHYNQRNPDNEAVRVQFDGVNAATHNGDQSTWDLFLSDQAERMGSANCTGHSFIRWRDGGANYILRYSPNTRRVRITRMDADGTGGTNTWTGEDWGRSWTHYAHWSRDGTHYLLQYSAPRGRAQFFRIEANGAGLTLLEDTRTWTQRWTTIKRVNHAGNNYLFAYNSITGYHQILRIDDNNRSAAVTWVNDDIRGWTHILPFDQDGEQYVLYYKAASGRVIIRQLVDESRDGFDGTELRLDTVYDGTRRAGWTHMTLARDGGTLFMLGFRANNGQARLWEIDAPADGPIGQGRFQLDRKWDIITAMREGGQARIFLYGIDRGDGAVMDVDNDGSGLTELATFDWQGGWR, encoded by the coding sequence ATGCCGTATTTCAAGCCATTGATGGCGCTCGCGCTCATCTGCACGTCCACCGCGGTCGCGGCACAGAACCGACCGGTCTTCAAACATCCCTTCCCCTGCGGCCAAAGCTGGGACGCATCCACCTACGACACCCATGGGCCGGACCCCGACAGCCTGGATTTCACCTACTGGCGCGACCGCAGCGAAAAGGCGGTGACCGAACGCGAAAACCTCACCAACGGGCAATACATCCTGTCGTCTGCCGCGGGCGAGGTCGTGCGCGACGACATCGTGGCCGATGACGAAAACGGGCAGGTGCGGCGCATCAGGATCGCGCACGCGAACGGCTGGGACACAACCTACCTGCACGTGATGATCGAACCCCCTTTCCTCGAACCGGGGCGCAAGATCGCCATGGGCGAGGTGATCGGCCGCGCGGGCCGGTCGGGCACAGGCTTTGCCAACGACCACATCCACTACAACCAGCGCAATCCCGACAACGAAGCGGTGCGCGTCCAGTTCGACGGCGTGAACGCCGCGACCCACAATGGCGACCAGTCCACCTGGGATCTCTTCCTGTCGGACCAGGCCGAACGGATGGGCAGCGCCAATTGCACCGGCCACAGTTTTATCCGATGGCGCGATGGCGGCGCCAACTACATCCTGCGCTACAGCCCCAACACCCGCCGCGTGCGCATCACCCGGATGGACGCCGATGGCACCGGCGGCACAAACACCTGGACAGGCGAAGACTGGGGCCGGTCCTGGACCCACTACGCCCACTGGAGCCGCGACGGCACCCATTACCTGTTGCAATACAGCGCCCCGCGCGGCCGCGCACAGTTCTTCCGGATCGAAGCGAACGGCGCGGGCCTCACCCTGCTCGAAGACACAAGGACATGGACCCAGCGCTGGACCACGATCAAGCGGGTCAACCACGCGGGCAACAATTACCTCTTCGCCTACAACTCGATCACCGGCTACCACCAGATCCTGCGCATCGACGACAACAACCGCAGCGCCGCCGTCACCTGGGTGAACGACGACATCCGCGGCTGGACCCACATCCTGCCGTTTGACCAGGACGGTGAACAATACGTGCTCTACTACAAGGCCGCCTCCGGCCGGGTCATCATCCGCCAACTGGTCGACGAAAGCCGGGACGGGTTCGACGGCACCGAATTGCGGCTCGACACCGTCTATGACGGCACGCGCCGTGCGGGCTGGACGCACATGACACTCGCCCGCGATGGCGGCACGCTCTTCATGCTGGGGTTCCGCGCCAACAACGGTCAGGCCCGGCTGTGGGAAATCGACGCCCCCGCCGACGGGCCCATCGGGCAGGGCCGGTTCCAGCTTGATCGCAAGTGGGACATCATCACCGCCATGCGCGAAGGCGGGCAGGCCCGCATCTTCCTCTATGGCATCGACCGTGGCGACGGGGCGGTGATGGATGTCGACAATGACGGCAGCGGTCTGACCGAACTGGCCACGTTCGACTGGCAGGGCGGCTGGCGCTAG
- a CDS encoding DUF427 domain-containing protein — translation MSLDDLPKPAGYRIDVEPLRHPVRIWHNDVLLVETTRARVMYETRLPAAIYVPRDDILVELGPTTDLQTFCPFKGTASYNDVLLHGETIPNGIWSYVSALPESKGIQGYVGFMPNAATRIDLGKNRLQTERDGNITGPLVDWLMREAGTLPDPEAFTQALARKMNENGIAVSRMAVLIWSLHPMIAGKNYIWRASENAVTTYTPSYDIHQFPGFVNSPLQHVSQGRGGVRQRLADTDEASRFPIMDELRAEGATDYVAMPLPFSDGRTNVLTLTSDHPDGFTTENLGLVYECATVISRYYEVFMQRENAQALLETYVGKRSGARVLGGEIRRGDGDEIDAAIMFCDLRGSTRLEQALPRDDYIALLNAFLEITSTIVDEHGGEVLKFIGDAVLAVFPAGEDASAACAAAVEAARAVVAQVAEDAVTAQTSCAIGIAFGRVTYGNIGSSTRLDFTVIGLAANVAARLCDAGKTHGHAIMVTDEVATGQDGLTDLGPVELRGLGAPVHVFGGGVQGRPRAVG, via the coding sequence ATGAGCCTTGATGATCTGCCCAAGCCCGCAGGCTACCGCATCGATGTGGAGCCGCTGCGCCACCCGGTGCGCATCTGGCACAATGATGTGCTGCTGGTCGAGACGACGCGGGCGCGCGTGATGTACGAGACCCGCCTGCCTGCCGCCATCTATGTCCCGCGCGACGATATTCTGGTCGAACTGGGGCCGACAACCGATCTTCAGACCTTTTGCCCGTTCAAGGGCACTGCCAGTTACAATGATGTGCTGCTGCACGGGGAAACCATCCCGAACGGTATCTGGAGCTATGTGTCCGCGTTGCCCGAGAGCAAGGGCATTCAGGGCTATGTCGGGTTCATGCCGAATGCCGCCACGCGCATCGATCTGGGCAAGAACCGGTTGCAGACCGAGCGCGATGGCAACATCACCGGCCCGCTGGTGGATTGGCTGATGCGCGAGGCGGGCACCCTGCCCGACCCCGAGGCGTTCACACAGGCGCTGGCCCGGAAGATGAACGAAAACGGGATTGCCGTGTCCCGCATGGCCGTGCTGATCTGGTCGCTGCATCCCATGATCGCGGGAAAGAACTATATCTGGCGGGCAAGCGAGAATGCGGTGACGACGTATACGCCGTCCTATGACATCCACCAATTTCCGGGCTTTGTGAACAGCCCGCTTCAGCATGTGTCGCAGGGCCGGGGCGGCGTACGTCAGCGTCTGGCCGACACGGACGAGGCGTCGCGCTTTCCCATCATGGATGAACTGCGGGCCGAGGGGGCGACGGATTACGTGGCGATGCCTCTGCCTTTTTCCGATGGCCGCACCAATGTGCTGACCCTGACATCAGACCACCCCGACGGCTTCACGACCGAGAACCTTGGGCTGGTCTATGAATGCGCCACCGTCATCAGCCGCTACTACGAGGTGTTCATGCAGCGCGAGAACGCGCAGGCACTGCTGGAGACCTATGTGGGCAAGCGGTCGGGTGCGCGGGTTCTGGGCGGCGAGATCCGGCGTGGCGACGGGGACGAGATCGATGCCGCCATCATGTTCTGCGATCTGCGCGGCTCGACCCGGTTGGAGCAGGCGTTGCCCCGCGATGACTATATCGCCCTGCTGAATGCGTTTCTGGAGATCACCTCGACCATCGTGGATGAGCATGGCGGCGAGGTGTTGAAGTTCATCGGGGATGCTGTGTTGGCGGTGTTCCCGGCCGGAGAGGATGCGTCGGCGGCCTGTGCGGCGGCGGTGGAGGCGGCGCGCGCCGTGGTGGCGCAGGTGGCCGAGGACGCGGTGACGGCGCAGACGTCCTGCGCCATCGGCATCGCCTTTGGCCGCGTGACCTATGGCAATATCGGGTCAAGCACGCGGCTGGATTTCACCGTGATCGGGTTGGCGGCGAATGTGGCCGCACGTCTGTGCGATGCGGGCAAGACCCACGGTCATGCGATCATGGTGACGGATGAGGTGGCGACCGGTCAGGACGGCCTGACCGATCTGGGCCCGGTGGAGTTGCGTGGGCTGGGCGCGCCCGTGCATGTGTTTGGCGGCGGGGTCCAGGGCCGACCCCGCGCGGTCGGCTAG
- a CDS encoding AMP-binding protein produces the protein MGYRAEYDSWKADPEGWWMQAAQAIDWTKAPTQALTRRADHLYDWFADAQVNTCWNAVDRHVDAGRGNQTAIIYDSPITGAKSRTSYAELQTQVASLAGALAARDVTMGDRVIIYMPMVPEALVAMLACARLGAIHSVVFGGFAANELAVRIDDCTPKAIIAASCGLEPGRTVEYKPLLDGAIDLADHTPDFCVILQRAQHECALGPRDLDWHAAQDGVAPADCVPVPGDHPAYILYTSGTTGAPKGVVRPTAGHLVALNWTMKNIYQVDPGEVFWAASDVGWVVGHSYICYAPLIAGNTTIVFEGKPVGTPDAGTFWRVIEEHDVKSFFTAPTAIRAVKREDPKGEYRAKYDLSGLRALYLAGERADPDTVEWAQDLLGVPVYDHWWQTETGYTIAGNPAGLEALPVKIGSPTVAMPGYDVQILDDAGHPVAPGELGAIAIKLPLPPGTLPTLWNAEDRFIKSYLHTFPGFYETGDAGMMDDDGYLYIMARTDDVINVAGHRLSTGAMEEVLAGHPDVAECAVIGVTDQLKGQSPVGLLCLTTGVNRPHDEIVTECVKRVRDQIGPVAAFKQAIVVDRLPKTRSGKILRGTVVKIADNQDFKMPATIDDPAILDEIRDALQTIGYARG, from the coding sequence ATGGGCTACCGCGCGGAATATGACAGCTGGAAGGCGGACCCCGAGGGGTGGTGGATGCAGGCGGCCCAGGCCATCGACTGGACCAAGGCCCCGACACAGGCCCTCACCCGACGGGCCGACCACCTCTATGACTGGTTTGCCGATGCGCAGGTGAATACGTGCTGGAACGCCGTCGACCGCCATGTCGACGCGGGCCGGGGCAACCAGACCGCCATCATCTACGACAGCCCGATCACCGGCGCAAAGTCCAGAACCTCCTATGCCGAATTGCAGACGCAGGTCGCATCACTCGCCGGTGCTCTGGCTGCGCGTGACGTCACCATGGGCGACCGGGTCATCATCTACATGCCCATGGTACCCGAAGCATTGGTGGCGATGCTGGCCTGCGCGCGTCTGGGCGCGATCCATTCGGTGGTGTTTGGTGGGTTCGCCGCCAACGAACTGGCGGTCCGCATCGACGATTGCACGCCCAAGGCGATCATCGCGGCCTCCTGTGGGTTGGAACCCGGCCGCACGGTGGAATACAAACCCCTGCTTGACGGGGCCATCGACCTTGCCGACCACACGCCCGACTTCTGCGTGATCCTGCAACGGGCGCAACATGAATGCGCGCTTGGCCCGCGCGACCTCGACTGGCACGCCGCACAGGACGGCGTCGCCCCGGCGGATTGTGTCCCGGTTCCGGGCGACCATCCGGCCTACATCCTCTACACCTCCGGCACCACCGGCGCGCCCAAGGGCGTGGTGCGCCCCACGGCGGGCCACCTCGTGGCGTTGAACTGGACGATGAAGAACATCTATCAGGTCGATCCGGGAGAAGTCTTCTGGGCCGCATCGGACGTCGGCTGGGTCGTCGGCCACAGCTATATCTGCTACGCGCCCCTGATTGCAGGCAACACGACAATTGTGTTCGAGGGCAAGCCCGTCGGCACCCCGGACGCAGGCACGTTCTGGCGCGTGATCGAAGAACACGATGTCAAATCCTTCTTCACCGCGCCCACCGCCATCCGTGCCGTCAAACGCGAGGACCCCAAGGGCGAATACCGCGCCAAATACGACCTCAGCGGCCTGCGCGCGCTCTACCTTGCCGGCGAACGCGCCGACCCCGACACCGTCGAATGGGCGCAGGACCTGCTGGGCGTGCCGGTCTATGACCACTGGTGGCAGACCGAAACCGGCTACACCATCGCAGGCAACCCCGCAGGGCTCGAAGCGCTGCCGGTCAAGATCGGCTCGCCCACCGTCGCCATGCCGGGCTATGACGTGCAGATCCTTGACGACGCGGGCCACCCCGTGGCGCCGGGCGAACTGGGCGCGATCGCGATCAAGCTGCCGCTGCCCCCCGGCACCTTGCCCACGCTCTGGAACGCCGAGGACCGGTTCATCAAATCCTACCTCCACACCTTCCCCGGCTTTTACGAGACGGGCGATGCAGGCATGATGGACGACGACGGATACCTCTACATCATGGCCCGCACCGATGACGTGATCAACGTGGCAGGCCACCGCCTGTCCACAGGCGCGATGGAAGAAGTGCTGGCAGGCCACCCCGATGTCGCCGAATGCGCGGTGATCGGCGTCACGGACCAGTTGAAGGGGCAAAGCCCCGTGGGCCTCTTGTGCCTCACCACCGGCGTGAACCGTCCGCATGATGAGATTGTGACCGAATGCGTCAAACGCGTCCGGGACCAGATCGGCCCCGTCGCGGCCTTCAAGCAGGCCATCGTGGTGGACCGGCTGCCCAAGACCCGCTCGGGCAAGATCCTGCGCGGAACAGTGGTCAAGATCGCGGACAATCAGGACTTCAAGATGCCCGCCACCATCGACGACCCGGCCATACTCGACGAAATCCGGGACGCGCTGCAAACCATCGGCTACGCAAGGGGCTAG
- a CDS encoding NADP-dependent malic enzyme produces the protein MADTPNLRDAALAYHEFPKPGKLEIRATKPMANGRDLARAYSPGVAEACIEIRNDPANAARYTARGNLVAVVSNGSAVLGLGNIGALASKPVMEGKAVLFKKFASIDCFDIEVNESDPEKLADIVCALEPTFGAINLEDIKAPDCFVVEKLCRERMNIPVFHDDQHGTAIVVGAAAKNALHVTGKRFEDIKIVSTGGGAAGIACLNMLLKMGVKRENVWLCDIHGLVYEGRTEDMNPAKAAYAQASDKRTLDDVIDGADMFLGLSGPGVLTPDQVARMSPQPIIFALANPTPEILPDLAREVAPDAIIATGRSDFPNQVNNVLCFPFIFRGALDVGATTINDEMQLACIDGIAALARATTSAEAAAAYQGEQLTFGPDYLIPKPFDPRLVGIVSSAVAKAAMDTGVATRPIDDLDAYKTSLDGSVFKSALLMRPVFEAARAKARRIVFAEGEDERVLRAAQAMVEETTEQPILIGRPEVIEARIARAGLTIRIGDTVDLVNPENDPRYRDYWGTYHDLMCRRGVTPDLARAIMRTNTTAIGAVMVHRDEADSLICGTFGEFRWHLNYINCVLGRDDYHPVGALSMMILEDGPLFVADTQVHLHPEPDQIAEIAVGAARHVRRFGIEPKIAFCSQSQFGNQGDGSGWRLREAIRLLDEAGHDFCYEGEMNIDTALDPDLRTRLFPGNRLEGAANVLVFAHADAASGVRNILKMKGGGLEVGPILMGMGNRAHIVSPSITARGLLNMSAVAGTPVAHYG, from the coding sequence ATGGCCGACACACCCAATCTGCGCGATGCCGCACTTGCGTATCACGAATTCCCCAAACCCGGTAAACTCGAAATCCGCGCGACAAAACCCATGGCCAACGGCCGCGATCTGGCGCGCGCCTATTCTCCGGGCGTGGCCGAGGCCTGCATTGAAATCAGGAACGACCCCGCCAACGCCGCGCGCTACACCGCCCGCGGCAACCTGGTGGCCGTGGTGTCCAACGGCTCGGCGGTGCTGGGCCTTGGCAATATCGGCGCGCTCGCCTCCAAGCCCGTGATGGAAGGCAAGGCGGTGCTGTTCAAGAAATTCGCCTCCATCGACTGCTTCGATATCGAGGTGAACGAAAGCGATCCCGAAAAGCTGGCCGATATCGTCTGTGCGCTGGAACCCACCTTCGGGGCCATCAACCTCGAAGACATCAAGGCGCCGGACTGCTTTGTCGTGGAAAAGCTGTGCCGCGAACGCATGAACATCCCCGTCTTTCACGACGACCAGCACGGCACGGCCATCGTGGTGGGGGCGGCGGCCAAGAACGCGCTGCATGTGACGGGCAAACGCTTCGAGGACATCAAGATCGTCAGCACCGGCGGCGGCGCGGCAGGCATCGCCTGCCTCAACATGCTGCTCAAGATGGGGGTCAAACGCGAAAACGTCTGGCTCTGCGACATCCACGGCCTCGTCTACGAGGGCCGCACCGAGGACATGAACCCGGCCAAGGCGGCCTATGCCCAGGCCTCGGACAAGCGCACGCTCGATGACGTGATCGACGGGGCGGACATGTTCCTCGGCCTGTCGGGGCCCGGCGTTCTGACCCCGGACCAGGTGGCACGCATGTCACCGCAACCGATCATCTTTGCCCTCGCCAATCCCACCCCGGAAATCCTGCCCGACCTCGCGCGCGAGGTTGCGCCGGACGCCATCATCGCCACCGGCCGCAGCGATTTTCCCAACCAGGTCAACAACGTCCTCTGCTTCCCCTTCATCTTTCGCGGCGCGCTCGACGTCGGTGCCACCACCATCAATGACGAGATGCAGCTGGCCTGCATCGACGGCATCGCCGCGCTCGCCCGTGCCACCACCAGCGCCGAAGCGGCCGCCGCCTACCAGGGTGAACAGCTGACCTTCGGCCCCGATTACCTGATCCCCAAACCCTTTGATCCGCGCCTCGTTGGCATTGTCAGTTCGGCGGTCGCCAAGGCGGCGATGGACACGGGCGTGGCGACACGGCCCATCGACGATCTTGACGCCTACAAGACCTCGCTCGACGGCTCCGTGTTCAAATCCGCGCTGCTCATGCGGCCCGTGTTCGAAGCGGCACGAGCCAAGGCGCGGCGCATCGTCTTTGCCGAAGGCGAAGATGAACGGGTCCTGCGTGCGGCCCAGGCCATGGTCGAGGAAACCACCGAACAGCCCATCCTCATCGGGCGGCCCGAAGTGATCGAGGCACGGATCGCGCGTGCCGGTCTCACGATCAGGATCGGCGACACGGTCGACCTCGTGAACCCCGAAAACGATCCGCGCTACCGCGACTATTGGGGCACCTATCACGACCTGATGTGCCGCCGTGGCGTCACCCCGGACCTGGCCCGTGCCATCATGCGGACCAACACCACCGCTATCGGCGCGGTCATGGTGCACCGGGACGAGGCCGACAGCCTGATCTGCGGCACGTTCGGCGAATTCCGCTGGCATCTCAACTACATCAACTGCGTGCTGGGGCGGGATGATTATCACCCGGTCGGCGCGCTCAGCATGATGATCCTCGAAGACGGGCCGCTGTTCGTTGCCGACACCCAGGTGCACCTGCATCCCGAACCCGACCAGATCGCAGAGATCGCGGTGGGCGCGGCCCGCCACGTGCGGCGCTTCGGGATCGAACCCAAGATCGCCTTCTGTTCCCAAAGCCAGTTCGGCAACCAGGGCGACGGGTCCGGCTGGCGCCTGCGCGAGGCGATCCGCCTGCTGGACGAGGCGGGCCACGACTTCTGTTATGAGGGCGAGATGAACATCGACACCGCCCTTGATCCCGACCTGCGCACGCGCCTGTTTCCCGGCAACCGCCTCGAAGGGGCCGCAAATGTGCTGGTCTTTGCCCATGCGGACGCGGCCTCCGGCGTGCGCAACATTCTGAAGATGAAAGGCGGCGGGCTCGAAGTCGGGCCGATCCTGATGGGCATGGGCAACCGCGCGCATATCGTGTCGCCGTCGATCACGGCACGGGGTCTGTTGAACATGTCGGCCGTGGCGGGCACGCCTGTGGCCCATTACGGATAG
- a CDS encoding cupin domain-containing protein, translating into MAEVRAEVRLPTQELRDDIPFFTKVLGMRMDMIYPADDPSVAVFSGHGLRVRIEAGAQEPPATLRILTDDPDEFAEGARVLQAPNGTRVEIEALNPPLVMPATVHSFVVRRLADQAPWIIGRAGMHYRDLIPDRLGGSIIASHIRIPDGGPVPDMVHYHTVGFQLIFCYKGWVDLVYEDQGAPFRLEAGCCVIQPPEIRHRVLYASDNIEVIEIGVPAEHVTTIDHEMVLPNGPANPERRFQGQRFVHHKVEEAMWRPFRLEGFEARDTGIAVGTGGVAGVQVARRASGTPDWSVHDSDILFTFVMEGTMTLDGEGRAPFALEAGDAFVIPPGMRTRYSDVSDDIELLEVSLPGASATLSD; encoded by the coding sequence ATGGCTGAGGTTCGGGCAGAGGTGCGGTTGCCGACGCAGGAATTGCGGGACGATATTCCGTTTTTCACCAAGGTGTTGGGGATGCGGATGGACATGATCTATCCTGCCGATGACCCTTCGGTTGCGGTGTTTTCCGGTCATGGGCTTCGGGTGCGGATCGAGGCGGGAGCACAGGAGCCGCCCGCGACGTTGCGCATCCTGACGGACGATCCGGATGAATTTGCCGAAGGGGCGCGCGTGCTGCAGGCGCCGAACGGGACGCGGGTCGAGATCGAGGCGTTGAACCCGCCCCTGGTGATGCCCGCGACGGTGCATTCCTTTGTGGTCCGGCGGCTTGCTGATCAGGCCCCGTGGATCATTGGACGTGCAGGCATGCATTACCGCGATCTGATCCCCGACCGGCTGGGCGGATCCATCATTGCCAGCCATATTCGTATTCCCGACGGCGGGCCGGTGCCCGACATGGTGCATTACCATACGGTCGGGTTCCAGCTGATCTTTTGTTACAAGGGCTGGGTTGACCTGGTCTATGAGGATCAGGGGGCGCCGTTTCGCCTGGAGGCCGGATGCTGCGTGATCCAGCCGCCCGAAATCCGGCATCGGGTCCTGTATGCCAGCGACAATATCGAGGTGATCGAAATTGGCGTACCTGCCGAGCATGTAACCACCATTGACCACGAGATGGTTCTGCCCAACGGCCCTGCGAACCCCGAGCGGAGATTTCAGGGCCAGCGCTTTGTGCACCACAAGGTCGAGGAGGCGATGTGGCGGCCGTTTCGGCTGGAGGGCTTTGAGGCCCGCGATACCGGGATTGCCGTTGGTACGGGCGGCGTCGCGGGTGTTCAGGTTGCGCGCAGGGCGTCCGGCACACCTGACTGGTCAGTGCACGACAGCGATATCCTGTTCACTTTCGTCATGGAGGGGACGATGACCCTGGACGGTGAGGGACGCGCGCCCTTTGCCCTTGAAGCGGGCGACGCGTTTGTCATCCCGCCGGGGATGCGGACGCGGTATTCGGATGTATCCGACGACATCGAATTGCTGGAGGTCTCTCTGCCGGGCGCGTCTGCGACCCTGTCAGACTAG